TAACTACATTAGCTAGTCAGAACGGCAAAACGATTTACACCACTATCTATCCTGGTCAGCGATTGGTGGTGCGGTAATTGCATACACTATTAGGATTAGGTTGGGATGAATGGGGATCCATTGTTGCCATTGTCACTAGTATTTGTGTATTGGCTAATTGGATTTTAAATAAAACGGTTCGTATTCCGCTTAACGATTTAGGCAAGCGGCTGAGCCATTTTACCGATGAAAGTTTAAAAGTGAGGCAGCAAAATGCTGAAGCAATGAATGCGATTGAAAATCGGGTCATTAAGGTAGAAGGCCGGCTAGATGGTCATGACATTGAATTTAAACATCTATATGAAAAGGAAGCCAAAGGAAATGAAAAAAATTAGTTTTAAGAATGCCGACGGAAGTTTAAATGGTAAGTTGATTGCTGGGATTATTTCGTTACTGATCGTTTTGATTCAACAAATCTTTGCCATGTTTGGCATTAAGTTTACTGGTGACTGGTCAGCCATTGTCGCCGTTATTAATACTGTATTAACGATCCTCGGGATGCTGGGTGTTATTACTGACGTTCAAACGGTGGCAGCGCCAACAGTTGATAGTAATGAGAAAATCCAAGTCGAAGCAACGACTAATAAGGTTGCTGATGAAGTGCAAGGGCCAGCGTCCACAGCTGCTGTAGCGGATAGTTCTGCATCATCTGACGCTGAAAAGTCGTCAGAATCCGCCTCACAAGCAGGTAAATAGTAGTATAATTAAATATTGAATTTGCTAATCCCCTGCGTTTCGGCGTGGGGGATTTTTTGTTAACAAAATATATAAAAAAGAGCCAGTCAAGACTGGCCCAATGTTTAAATAAATAAAATGGGTGTTCTGTTTCTCCTAAGATAATAAAGAACACAGTTATTATACATTAAACCTGATTAATATAACAAGGACTTATTAATATTTTTCTATAGATTACTTTCGGTATTGTGATATAAACCGACAAGTGTTATTATGTCCCTTGTCCTGCTATTAGTATCACAGCTTTCAAATCCCCCCAAGATTGTCGGTTAGTGGTGCCGGAAGTGATGAGGATAATCTTCTGCTTGA
This Lactiplantibacillus plantarum DNA region includes the following protein-coding sequences:
- a CDS encoding phage holin, translated to MKKISFKNADGSLNGKLIAGIISLLIVLIQQIFAMFGIKFTGDWSAIVAVINTVLTILGMLGVITDVQTVAAPTVDSNEKIQVEATTNKVADEVQGPASTAAVADSSASSDAEKSSESASQAGK